A stretch of the Neptunomonas phycophila genome encodes the following:
- the tpiA gene encoding triose-phosphate isomerase yields MRKLIVAGNWKMNGTKQLAADMVHALKEASLPTDVSVVVFPPSILAGSFVDCSGCKTGIQNINSEPSGAYTGELSASMVKEAGCSYVLVGHSERRSLFGEQDDVVAAKVKAAVDNGLMPMLCVGETLEQREAGDYLAVIKSQVVLGLSRLSIAELEKVTLAYEPVWAIGTGRTATPEQAQNVHASVREVLAEEYSRKVADEMSILYGGSVNAKSAGALFAQPDIDGGLVGGASLKVNEFLTICSAAADNV; encoded by the coding sequence ATGCGGAAGTTAATTGTCGCAGGTAACTGGAAGATGAATGGGACAAAGCAGCTTGCTGCAGATATGGTCCATGCACTAAAAGAAGCCAGCTTACCTACTGATGTGTCCGTCGTGGTTTTTCCTCCCTCTATCTTGGCTGGTTCGTTTGTGGATTGTTCTGGTTGCAAAACTGGGATTCAAAATATTAACAGCGAGCCTTCGGGTGCTTACACTGGTGAACTCTCTGCTTCAATGGTTAAAGAAGCAGGTTGTAGTTATGTGTTGGTAGGGCACTCAGAGCGCCGGTCTTTATTTGGCGAGCAAGATGATGTTGTGGCGGCAAAAGTTAAAGCGGCTGTAGATAATGGCTTGATGCCGATGCTGTGCGTTGGTGAGACACTTGAGCAGCGTGAAGCGGGTGATTACCTTGCGGTCATTAAAAGCCAAGTGGTATTGGGTCTGAGTCGTTTATCGATTGCTGAGCTGGAAAAGGTAACCCTTGCATATGAACCTGTATGGGCTATTGGTACAGGCCGGACAGCAACGCCAGAACAAGCGCAAAATGTTCATGCAAGTGTGCGTGAAGTTTTAGCTGAAGAATATAGTCGTAAAGTAGCGGATGAAATGTCGATACTTTACGGTGGGAGTGTCAATGCGAAGAGTGCAGGCGCATTGTTTGCCCAGCCGGATATAGATGGTGGCCTTGTTGGTGGAGCATCTTTGAAGGTTAACGAATTTTTGACGATATGCAGCGCAGCTGCAGATAATGTCTAG
- the secG gene encoding preprotein translocase subunit SecG, with protein sequence METVVLAVHVILAAGIIALVMLQQGKGAEAGAAFGAGASQTVFGSQGSGNVLGRFTAILAAGLFVTSFVLAFYAKQQASSISDAGIPSIEEVQSVDAVPELPVLEQQQSAPVDADVPSAGE encoded by the coding sequence ATGGAAACTGTAGTTCTAGCGGTACATGTGATTTTAGCGGCAGGTATCATTGCTCTTGTTATGCTGCAGCAAGGTAAAGGCGCAGAAGCTGGTGCAGCTTTTGGTGCTGGTGCTTCGCAAACTGTTTTTGGTAGTCAGGGCTCTGGAAATGTTTTAGGGCGCTTTACGGCTATTCTTGCTGCTGGCTTGTTTGTGACCAGTTTTGTTTTGGCTTTTTATGCTAAGCAGCAGGCATCAAGTATTTCAGATGCGGGTATTCCTAGCATCGAAGAGGTTCAGTCTGTAGATGCTGTTCCTGAATTACCTGTACTTGAGCAACAGCAATCAGCTCCGGTTGATGCTGATGTTCCCTCAGCAGGTGAGTAG
- the rimP gene encoding ribosome maturation factor RimP — protein sequence MSAKLKKIQEMLEPVVQSLDCSLWGMEYITQGKHSMLRVYIEKEGGVSVDDCAAVSHQISGVLDVEDPISGEYTLEVSSPGMDRPLYTLEQFTEYAGNIVQVKLRIPFEGRRNFKGLLNGTEGEDILLVVDDEEFLLPIDLIDRAQVVPQF from the coding sequence GTGTCAGCAAAGCTGAAAAAAATTCAGGAGATGCTGGAGCCTGTCGTGCAGTCTCTAGACTGTAGCCTGTGGGGTATGGAATATATTACCCAAGGTAAACACAGCATGTTGCGTGTTTATATCGAAAAAGAGGGTGGTGTGTCTGTGGATGATTGCGCGGCAGTGAGCCATCAAATTAGTGGTGTGCTTGATGTCGAAGATCCAATTTCCGGAGAATATACGCTTGAAGTATCTTCCCCAGGTATGGATCGCCCTCTGTATACGCTTGAACAGTTTACAGAGTATGCAGGTAACATCGTACAGGTAAAGCTGCGTATTCCATTTGAAGGTCGCCGAAATTTTAAAGGGTTGCTAAATGGCACCGAAGGCGAAGATATATTGCTGGTTGTGGATGACGAAGAGTTTTTGCTTCCGATTGATTTGATCGATCGCGCACAAGTTGTCCCACAGTTTTAA
- the nusA gene encoding transcription termination factor NusA — MNKEILLVAEAVSNEKDVPKDVIFEAIELALATATKKRYDEEAEIRVVIDRATGDYETFRSWLVVTNDVVPMLGTELTFQEAEEIDSKLQPGDTYEEQVESVAFGRIAAQTAKQVIVQKVREAERAKVVDLYRDKIGELISASVKKVTRDNIIVDLGNNAEALLPRENVLPREVFRMGDRVRAVLTEVRSEGRGPQLILSRTCPEMLIELFRIEVPEISEEVIDIRAAARDPGSRAKIAVKTNDGRIDPVGACVGMRGARVQAVSNELGGERVDIILWDDNPAQLVINAMSPAEVASIVIEEESHSMDVAVAEEALAMAIGRGGQNVRLASELTGWELNVMSEDEAQAKQQSEMGSVMDVFIKHLDVDEDVASILVEEGFTTLEEVAYVPVDEMLEIDGFDEDIVNELRSRAKDALLNMALANEEQLENAEPAEDLLTMEGMDRHLAFLLAARGVVTMEDLAEQSVEELLEIENMTEEKAAEIIMTARAPWFADEA; from the coding sequence ATGAATAAAGAGATTCTACTGGTTGCAGAAGCAGTTTCTAATGAAAAAGACGTACCTAAAGACGTCATTTTTGAAGCCATTGAGTTGGCGCTAGCAACAGCGACTAAAAAACGTTACGACGAAGAAGCAGAAATTCGCGTCGTTATTGACCGTGCCACGGGTGATTATGAAACTTTCCGTAGCTGGTTGGTTGTAACTAATGACGTGGTGCCAATGTTAGGCACTGAGTTAACATTTCAAGAAGCCGAAGAAATTGATAGCAAATTGCAGCCGGGCGATACCTATGAAGAACAGGTTGAGTCGGTTGCCTTTGGCCGCATAGCCGCGCAGACCGCTAAACAGGTTATCGTGCAGAAAGTGCGTGAAGCTGAGCGCGCTAAAGTTGTTGATTTGTACCGCGACAAAATTGGCGAGTTGATTTCGGCTAGTGTAAAGAAAGTTACACGGGACAACATTATTGTGGATCTAGGTAACAACGCTGAAGCGTTATTACCTCGTGAAAATGTTTTGCCGCGTGAAGTATTTCGTATGGGCGACCGTGTGCGTGCCGTTTTAACTGAGGTTCGTTCTGAAGGCCGCGGCCCGCAGCTGATCTTAAGTCGCACCTGCCCAGAGATGTTGATTGAACTTTTCCGTATTGAAGTACCCGAAATATCAGAAGAAGTTATTGATATCCGTGCCGCTGCTCGAGATCCTGGATCGCGCGCTAAAATTGCCGTAAAAACAAACGACGGTCGCATAGACCCTGTTGGTGCTTGCGTGGGCATGCGTGGTGCTCGTGTGCAAGCGGTTTCCAATGAACTTGGCGGTGAGCGAGTTGATATTATTTTGTGGGATGATAATCCTGCACAGTTAGTTATTAACGCGATGTCACCAGCAGAAGTGGCTTCGATCGTTATCGAAGAAGAGTCCCACTCTATGGATGTTGCTGTTGCGGAAGAAGCCTTAGCTATGGCTATCGGTCGCGGCGGTCAAAATGTTCGCTTGGCATCTGAGCTGACTGGCTGGGAACTCAATGTCATGTCTGAAGATGAAGCGCAGGCAAAACAGCAGTCTGAAATGGGCTCTGTTATGGATGTGTTTATTAAGCACTTAGACGTGGATGAAGATGTCGCTTCTATTTTAGTGGAAGAAGGTTTCACTACGTTAGAAGAAGTCGCTTATGTGCCTGTTGATGAAATGTTAGAAATCGACGGCTTTGATGAAGACATCGTTAATGAGCTTCGCTCGCGCGCCAAAGATGCACTGTTAAATATGGCGTTAGCAAATGAGGAACAGCTAGAGAATGCTGAGCCTGCAGAAGACCTACTCACGATGGAAGGTATGGATCGTCACTTGGCGTTCCTGTTAGCCGCTCGTGGTGTTGTTACAATGGAAGACCTTGCTGAGCAATCAGTTGAAGAGCTTCTGGAAATTGAAAATATGACTGAAGAAAAAGCGGCGGAAATTATAATGACCGCACGTGCGCCCTGGTTTGCGGATGAAGCTTAA
- the infB gene encoding translation initiation factor IF-2: MAEVTVKQLADVVGVPVERLLTQMQEAGIAGKNQDSMVSETERQSLLGHLKRSHGDENGDGDSPKKITLKRKTTSQLKVAGASGKKKTVNVEVRKTRTYVKRSDVDTDEAAQQAQAEEQARLAAEEAARVAAEQAKKEAEEKARLEAEEAARKQAEAAKEKQAAAPQQTEAPAPKPAEAKPVAKEKPVEVKQPTKAKPAEPNRTTEPKKGFRGEDKKPAKGRGGRNDFNNRDDRRGGKLSRNSKTPRKQQSNRNNEHGFTEPQAPKVHDVAIPESITVAELAKKMSVKAAEVIKVMFKMGAMATINQVIDQDTAVLVVEEMGHVPKPMQENAVEEALMESMQSHEGDRQGRAPIVTVMGHVDHGKTSLLDYIRRTRVAAGESGGITQHIGAYHVETDNGMVTFLDTPGHAAFTAMRARGAKLTDIVILVVAADDGVMPQTEEAVQHARAAGVPLVIAVNKVDKEDADPDRVKNELAQRDVIPEDWGGDVQFIEVSAKTGHGIDDLLEAVLLQAEVLELSAVPEAPGQGVVVESRLDKGRGPVATLLVQNGTLRKGDIVLAGLHYGRIRAMLDENGKAVEEAGPSIPVEILGLDGTPAAGDEFAVVSNEKKAREVALFRQGKYREVKLARQQASKLENLFENMQAGDVKSLNIVLKADVRGSLEALTNALEDLSTDEVKVVIVSSGVGGIAETEANLALASSALVIGFNVRADAQAKAIIDREGIQLRYYSVIYDIIDDVKQAMTGLLSPEFREEIVGIAEVRDVFRSPKLGLVAGCMVTEGTVFRNKRIRVLRDNVVIYEGELESLRRFKDSVAEVRQGMECGIGVKNYNDVKEGDQIEVFSTVEVQRTL; the protein is encoded by the coding sequence ATGGCAGAAGTCACAGTAAAACAACTTGCCGATGTGGTTGGTGTTCCCGTTGAGCGTTTATTAACGCAGATGCAGGAAGCGGGTATTGCTGGTAAGAACCAAGATTCAATGGTTTCTGAAACCGAGCGTCAATCATTGTTAGGTCATTTAAAACGATCTCATGGTGATGAAAACGGTGATGGCGATTCCCCGAAAAAAATCACATTAAAGCGTAAGACAACATCTCAGCTTAAAGTAGCTGGTGCTTCCGGTAAGAAAAAAACCGTTAATGTAGAAGTGCGTAAAACTCGTACATACGTTAAGCGTTCAGATGTTGATACGGATGAGGCTGCTCAGCAAGCACAAGCTGAAGAGCAAGCACGTTTGGCAGCAGAAGAAGCAGCACGCGTTGCTGCAGAGCAAGCCAAGAAAGAAGCTGAAGAAAAGGCACGTCTCGAAGCAGAAGAAGCTGCTCGTAAACAGGCGGAAGCAGCTAAAGAGAAACAAGCCGCGGCTCCTCAGCAAACAGAAGCTCCAGCACCTAAGCCTGCTGAAGCCAAACCCGTTGCAAAAGAGAAACCGGTGGAAGTAAAACAACCTACTAAGGCTAAACCAGCCGAGCCTAATCGTACCACCGAGCCTAAAAAAGGCTTCCGTGGTGAAGATAAAAAGCCAGCAAAAGGCCGAGGTGGACGTAACGATTTTAATAATCGTGATGATCGTCGTGGTGGCAAACTGTCTCGTAACTCTAAGACGCCGCGTAAGCAGCAGTCTAATCGTAATAACGAGCATGGCTTCACTGAGCCACAGGCACCAAAGGTTCATGATGTAGCCATTCCAGAGAGTATTACGGTTGCTGAACTGGCTAAGAAAATGTCAGTTAAAGCGGCAGAAGTGATCAAGGTTATGTTCAAAATGGGCGCTATGGCGACCATTAACCAAGTAATTGATCAAGACACAGCGGTACTTGTTGTTGAGGAAATGGGTCATGTACCTAAGCCGATGCAAGAAAATGCTGTTGAAGAAGCCTTGATGGAAAGCATGCAAAGTCACGAAGGTGATCGTCAAGGCCGTGCTCCAATCGTTACGGTTATGGGTCACGTTGACCATGGTAAAACATCGCTGCTGGATTACATCCGTCGCACACGTGTTGCTGCCGGTGAGTCTGGTGGTATTACGCAGCACATTGGTGCTTACCATGTTGAAACAGACAATGGCATGGTTACCTTCTTGGATACTCCAGGACACGCTGCGTTTACGGCTATGCGAGCACGTGGTGCTAAGCTGACTGATATTGTAATCCTTGTGGTTGCAGCTGATGACGGTGTTATGCCTCAAACAGAGGAGGCGGTTCAGCACGCGCGTGCGGCTGGTGTTCCTCTTGTTATCGCCGTTAACAAAGTAGATAAAGAAGACGCTGATCCTGATCGTGTTAAAAACGAGTTAGCTCAGCGTGATGTTATCCCTGAAGACTGGGGTGGTGATGTTCAATTTATCGAAGTTTCGGCTAAAACCGGTCATGGTATTGATGACCTGCTAGAGGCGGTGCTGTTACAGGCCGAAGTTCTAGAATTGAGTGCTGTTCCAGAAGCACCGGGTCAAGGTGTAGTCGTTGAGTCTCGTTTGGATAAAGGACGTGGTCCAGTTGCGACGTTGTTAGTACAAAACGGTACGCTTCGTAAAGGTGATATTGTTCTTGCCGGTCTGCATTACGGACGCATCCGTGCGATGTTGGATGAGAATGGTAAAGCCGTTGAAGAAGCTGGCCCGTCTATCCCTGTTGAAATACTTGGTTTGGATGGTACGCCTGCAGCGGGTGATGAGTTTGCTGTTGTTTCCAATGAGAAGAAAGCGCGTGAAGTTGCATTGTTCCGTCAAGGCAAATACCGCGAGGTTAAGTTGGCGCGTCAACAAGCATCGAAACTTGAAAACTTGTTTGAAAACATGCAAGCCGGCGATGTTAAGTCTCTGAATATCGTACTAAAAGCGGACGTGCGTGGTTCTCTGGAAGCGTTAACTAACGCGCTAGAAGATTTGTCGACAGACGAAGTAAAAGTCGTCATTGTTTCTAGTGGTGTAGGTGGTATCGCTGAGACAGAAGCGAACTTAGCGTTGGCTTCCTCTGCATTGGTGATAGGTTTTAACGTTCGTGCTGATGCACAAGCCAAAGCTATTATTGATCGTGAAGGCATTCAATTACGCTACTACAGTGTGATTTACGACATCATTGATGACGTTAAGCAGGCAATGACGGGGCTTCTATCTCCAGAATTCCGTGAAGAAATTGTCGGTATTGCTGAAGTACGTGATGTATTCCGTTCGCCTAAATTGGGCTTGGTTGCTGGTTGTATGGTAACTGAAGGTACGGTCTTCCGTAACAAGCGGATTCGTGTACTACGTGATAACGTTGTTATCTATGAAGGCGAATTAGAGTCGCTACGTCGCTTTAAAGATTCCGTTGCTGAGGTTCGCCAAGGTATGGAATGTGGTATCGGCGTTAAAAACTACAATGATGTGAAAGAGGGCGATCAGATCGAGGTATTCTCGACTGTTGAAGTCCAACGGACACTGTAA
- the rbfA gene encoding 30S ribosome-binding factor RbfA: MAREFSRTQRIADQIQRDLAQVIQFEIKDPRMGMVTISHVKVAKDLGYCDVYITVLPLGDQDEAESIAVSLDVLRKAAGFLRHELSHKIKLRVMPQLRFHFDESVERGRQLHSLIEKAARELRDKEASDEE; this comes from the coding sequence ATGGCACGCGAGTTTAGTCGTACACAACGAATCGCTGACCAGATCCAAAGGGATCTGGCTCAGGTGATTCAGTTTGAAATTAAAGATCCCCGTATGGGGATGGTGACAATTAGTCACGTAAAAGTCGCTAAAGATCTAGGTTATTGCGATGTCTACATCACGGTTTTACCGTTAGGAGACCAAGATGAAGCAGAGTCGATCGCCGTATCGTTAGATGTGCTGCGTAAGGCAGCTGGTTTTTTACGTCATGAGTTATCCCATAAAATTAAGCTACGTGTAATGCCACAGTTGCGTTTTCATTTCGATGAGAGTGTAGAACGTGGTCGCCAATTACATAGCTTGATTGAAAAAGCAGCGCGCGAGCTGCGGGATAAAGAAGCCTCTGACGAGGAATAA
- the truB gene encoding tRNA pseudouridine(55) synthase TruB — protein sequence MARTRKGRPVDGILLLDKPQGVSSNHVLQVAKRLFGAAKAGHTGALDPLATGMLPLTFGEATKFSQFLLNANKRYQTMAKLGIRTDSSDADGKVIATANVGDDITQARIASLLVEHFTGEIEQVPSMFSALKHNGQPLYKLARQGVQVEVKPRRVTIFSIEIMAFRGDEVDLDICCSKGTYIRSIVEDLGLLLGCGAHVKRLRRLDSGPYLAKDMITLDELREIAEPKAPDESQESIQTRLDALLLAPWSAIEDTPVIELTAEHCQLIRQGQKVSVEHRPVSLIRIHEKGSNTFLGIGEVTDDRRLKPTRLLSTQAAS from the coding sequence GTGGCTAGAACAAGAAAAGGCCGTCCTGTGGACGGCATTTTATTATTAGATAAACCGCAAGGCGTCAGTTCTAATCATGTGCTGCAGGTTGCTAAGCGTCTTTTTGGCGCGGCAAAGGCTGGCCATACCGGCGCTCTTGACCCATTAGCAACAGGTATGTTGCCACTCACCTTTGGTGAGGCTACTAAGTTTTCACAGTTTCTTCTCAATGCTAATAAGCGTTATCAGACCATGGCTAAGTTAGGCATCCGAACCGATAGCAGTGACGCTGATGGAAAGGTGATCGCGACCGCTAATGTGGGTGATGATATAACGCAAGCCCGTATCGCCAGTTTGCTCGTTGAGCATTTTACTGGAGAGATAGAACAAGTCCCTTCAATGTTCTCGGCTTTAAAGCATAACGGGCAGCCGCTTTATAAATTGGCAAGGCAGGGCGTTCAAGTTGAAGTCAAGCCGCGTCGAGTCACCATTTTTTCGATTGAAATAATGGCCTTTCGCGGGGATGAGGTTGATCTGGATATATGTTGCTCAAAAGGAACGTATATTCGTTCAATCGTTGAGGATTTGGGGCTGTTGCTAGGTTGTGGGGCCCATGTGAAAAGGCTTCGTCGCTTGGACTCGGGGCCTTATCTCGCCAAAGATATGATTACCTTAGACGAATTGCGTGAAATAGCTGAGCCTAAAGCGCCTGATGAGTCTCAGGAAAGCATACAAACTCGTCTTGATGCGCTATTATTAGCGCCGTGGTCAGCGATAGAAGATACACCAGTGATTGAGTTAACAGCAGAGCATTGCCAGTTGATTCGCCAAGGGCAAAAAGTATCGGTTGAGCACAGGCCGGTTTCGTTGATTCGAATACACGAAAAAGGCTCAAATACTTTTTTAGGGATAGGTGAAGTGACAGATGATCGACGCCTTAAGCCGACTCGTTTGTTGAGTACTCAAGCTGCATCTTAG
- the rpsO gene encoding 30S ribosomal protein S15, translating to MLTVEQKAQIVADFGRGEADTGCTEVQVALLTANITGLQEHFKAHKHDHHSRRGLIRMVNSRRKLLDYLKKKDADRYLALIGRLGLRR from the coding sequence ATGTTAACAGTTGAACAAAAAGCGCAAATCGTTGCAGATTTCGGTCGTGGTGAAGCAGACACAGGTTGTACAGAAGTACAGGTTGCTTTGCTTACCGCTAACATTACTGGTCTGCAAGAGCATTTCAAAGCACATAAGCACGATCACCACTCACGTCGTGGTCTGATCCGCATGGTAAACTCGCGTCGTAAGCTGCTTGATTACTTGAAAAAGAAAGATGCGGATCGTTACTTAGCTTTGATCGGCCGTCTAGGTCTGCGTCGTTAA
- the pnp gene encoding polyribonucleotide nucleotidyltransferase yields the protein MFQTITKTFQFGGQEVTIETGRVARQATGAVLVTMGGNQVLCTVVGAKEAKDGQDFFPLSVHYQEKYYAVGRIPGGFFKREARPSEKETLTSRLIDRPIRPLFPKGFMNEVQVICTVMSADKVNDPDIAALIGTSAALSISGIPFVGPIGAARVGFTEADGYILNPNYEQLATSELDMVVAGTSDAVLMVESEAQELTEDEMLGAVLFAHNEMQVAVNAINELKAEAGKPMWDWQPAAKNEALIAQVKELVGQGIADAYQVADKMQRQGALSELRNQAVAALSGEEGQPSAKEVSGVVSSVEKQIVRQRIVDGAPRIDGRDTKTVRPIEVAIDVLKGTHGSALFTRGETQAIATCTLGTARDQQIIDAIEGERKDPFMLHYNFPPYSVGEAGRMGATGRREIGHGRLARRGVAAMLPSQEEFPYTIRIVSEITESNGSSSMASVCGASLAMMDAGVPLKAPVAGIAMGLVKEGEKFAVLTDILGDEDHLGDMDFKVAGTEAGVTALQMDIKITGITEEIMEIALEQAFNARTHILKEMAKVIGYARPELPDNAPAMTQIKINPEKIRDVIGKGGATIRSLTEETGAMIDIDDDGTVRIYAADKASAKAATDKVIEITAEAEVGKVYEGKVVRIEEFGAFVNLLPGKDGLVHISQIANKRVEKVTDYINMGDVIKVKVLEVDPRGRIKLSMKDLIEDESVEG from the coding sequence GTGTTTCAAACGATTACTAAAACGTTCCAATTTGGTGGCCAAGAAGTCACAATCGAAACGGGTCGTGTTGCTCGCCAAGCAACAGGCGCTGTATTAGTTACTATGGGCGGCAACCAAGTATTGTGTACGGTTGTTGGCGCTAAAGAAGCCAAAGACGGTCAAGATTTCTTCCCGTTGTCGGTTCATTATCAAGAGAAGTACTACGCCGTAGGCCGTATCCCTGGTGGTTTCTTCAAGCGCGAAGCGCGCCCATCAGAGAAAGAAACACTAACATCACGTCTGATCGACCGTCCAATTCGTCCATTGTTTCCAAAAGGCTTCATGAACGAAGTACAGGTTATCTGTACGGTCATGTCTGCAGATAAGGTAAACGATCCGGATATTGCTGCATTGATTGGTACATCAGCGGCTTTGTCGATCTCGGGCATTCCTTTCGTAGGCCCAATCGGTGCTGCACGTGTTGGCTTTACAGAAGCTGATGGCTATATCCTAAACCCTAACTATGAGCAGCTAGCTACTTCAGAGTTAGACATGGTTGTTGCAGGTACGTCTGATGCGGTTTTGATGGTTGAGTCAGAAGCCCAAGAACTAACCGAAGATGAAATGTTGGGTGCGGTATTGTTCGCGCACAACGAGATGCAAGTAGCTGTTAATGCAATTAATGAGCTAAAAGCCGAAGCCGGTAAGCCAATGTGGGATTGGCAGCCAGCTGCTAAGAACGAAGCGCTGATTGCTCAAGTTAAAGAGCTTGTAGGTCAAGGTATTGCCGATGCATACCAAGTGGCTGATAAAATGCAGCGTCAAGGTGCGTTGAGTGAGTTGCGTAACCAAGCTGTTGCGGCTTTGTCTGGTGAGGAAGGTCAGCCTAGCGCTAAAGAAGTGTCGGGTGTTGTGAGCTCGGTTGAGAAGCAGATCGTTCGTCAGCGTATTGTTGATGGTGCTCCGCGTATCGATGGCCGTGATACTAAAACGGTTCGTCCAATTGAAGTAGCTATCGATGTACTGAAAGGTACTCACGGTTCTGCACTATTCACGCGTGGTGAAACGCAAGCCATTGCGACTTGTACGTTAGGTACTGCACGTGATCAACAGATCATTGATGCGATTGAAGGTGAGCGTAAAGATCCGTTCATGTTGCATTACAACTTCCCTCCTTATTCAGTTGGTGAAGCAGGACGTATGGGTGCAACAGGCCGTCGTGAAATAGGTCATGGCCGTCTAGCGCGTCGTGGCGTAGCGGCAATGCTACCATCACAAGAAGAGTTCCCATATACCATCCGCATTGTATCTGAAATCACGGAATCAAACGGCTCTAGCTCTATGGCCTCTGTTTGTGGTGCTTCACTAGCTATGATGGATGCTGGCGTGCCGCTTAAAGCCCCTGTTGCAGGTATCGCAATGGGATTGGTTAAAGAAGGCGAAAAGTTCGCTGTTTTAACTGATATCTTGGGTGACGAAGATCACCTAGGTGATATGGACTTTAAAGTAGCTGGTACTGAAGCAGGTGTTACAGCACTGCAGATGGATATCAAGATTACAGGTATTACCGAAGAAATTATGGAGATTGCATTGGAGCAAGCGTTCAATGCACGTACCCATATTTTGAAAGAGATGGCTAAAGTTATCGGTTATGCACGTCCAGAGCTTCCTGATAATGCACCAGCGATGACTCAGATTAAAATCAACCCTGAGAAAATTCGTGACGTTATCGGTAAAGGCGGAGCGACTATCCGTTCGTTGACAGAAGAAACGGGTGCTATGATCGACATCGATGATGATGGTACGGTTCGTATCTATGCAGCGGATAAAGCTTCTGCAAAAGCGGCAACTGATAAGGTTATCGAAATCACTGCTGAAGCGGAAGTTGGTAAAGTTTACGAAGGTAAAGTGGTACGTATCGAAGAGTTTGGTGCGTTTGTTAACTTATTGCCAGGTAAAGACGGCCTAGTTCACATTTCTCAGATTGCTAACAAGCGTGTTGAGAAAGTGACTGATTACATCAACATGGGTGATGTGATTAAAGTTAAAGTACTTGAGGTTGATCCACGTGGGCGCATTAAGTTGTCTATGAAAGACTTGATTGAAGATGAGTCTGTTGAAGGCTAA
- a CDS encoding c-type cytochrome, translating to MKLIAKVTSILSALGLSLALASSVGAATSDEKIIERIKPAGNVCLEGDDSCGGAAAAVATTAGGARSGEEVYNSACAACHSIGVAGAPKFGTSEWTDRAAKGIDSLLATAISGINAMPPKGTCATCSDDELKIAIEYMIDSAP from the coding sequence GTGAAATTGATCGCTAAAGTGACATCAATCTTAAGCGCATTGGGTTTAAGTTTAGCCCTGGCTAGTTCGGTAGGTGCAGCAACCTCCGATGAAAAAATTATCGAGCGTATAAAGCCAGCGGGCAACGTATGCCTAGAAGGTGATGACTCTTGTGGCGGTGCCGCAGCAGCAGTCGCTACAACAGCCGGCGGTGCTCGCTCAGGTGAAGAGGTATATAACAGTGCTTGCGCAGCGTGCCACTCTATCGGTGTTGCTGGCGCGCCTAAGTTTGGTACGAGCGAATGGACTGACAGAGCTGCTAAGGGCATTGATAGCCTTTTAGCCACAGCCATCAGCGGTATTAATGCCATGCCACCAAAAGGAACATGTGCCACATGTTCTGACGATGAGCTGAAAATTGCTATCGAATACATGATCGATAGCGCCCCTTAA